In one Pseudomonas hydrolytica genomic region, the following are encoded:
- a CDS encoding bifunctional 4-hydroxy-2-oxoglutarate aldolase/2-dehydro-3-deoxy-phosphogluconate aldolase: protein MTSPNEGQRARMAEHIAEIDRICAQARIMPVITIAREADILPLADALAAGGLRVLEVTLRSEHGLEAIRRLRAERPELCVGAGTVLDEQMLAAAIEAGAQFIVTPGSTRELLLAALDSPVPLLPGVSSASELMVGYALGYRRFKLFPAEVCGGVAALKALAGPFGGVRFCPTGGIGPDNLQRYMAQPNVMCVGGTWMFQREWVEQGDWARIQQCSTEALQLLG, encoded by the coding sequence ATGACCAGCCCCAACGAAGGCCAGCGCGCGCGCATGGCCGAACACATCGCCGAGATCGACCGCATCTGCGCCCAGGCGCGGATCATGCCGGTGATCACCATCGCCCGCGAGGCGGACATCCTGCCGCTGGCCGACGCGCTGGCCGCCGGTGGCCTGCGCGTGCTGGAGGTGACCCTGCGCTCCGAGCACGGCCTGGAGGCGATCCGTCGCCTGCGCGCCGAGCGTCCCGAGCTGTGCGTCGGTGCCGGCACCGTGCTCGACGAGCAGATGCTGGCCGCTGCCATCGAGGCCGGCGCCCAGTTCATCGTCACCCCGGGCAGCACCCGCGAGCTGCTGCTGGCCGCCCTGGACAGCCCGGTACCGCTGCTGCCGGGCGTGAGCAGCGCCTCCGAGCTGATGGTCGGCTACGCCCTCGGCTATCGCCGCTTCAAGCTGTTCCCGGCCGAGGTCTGCGGCGGCGTCGCCGCGCTCAAGGCGCTGGCCGGTCCGTTCGGCGGCGTGCGTTTCTGCCCCACCGGCGGCATTGGCCCGGACAACCTGCAGCGCTACATGGCCCAGCCCAACGTGATGTGCGTCGGCGGCACCTGGATGTTCCAGCGCGAATGGGTCGAGCAGGGCGATTGGGCGCGTATCCAGCAGTGCAGCACCGAGGCGTTGCAGTTGTTGGGCTGA
- a CDS encoding MurR/RpiR family transcriptional regulator, translating to MDRVRNLLEQIQSRLDDLNKAERKVAEVILHDPQQATRFSIAALAQAAAVSEPTVNRFCRSFGANGYPELKMQLAQSLASGAAYVSRAVSADDGPEAYTRKIFGSTIASLDAACQSLDPQHVSRAVDLLIQARQIHFFGLGASASVALDAQHKFFRFNLAVSAHSDVLMQRMIASVAHTGDLFVIISYTGRTRELVEVARLARENGASVLGLTAAGSPLAKASTLSLDIPLPEDTDIYMPMTSRIIQLTVLDVLATGVTLRRGVDFQPHLRKIKESLTASRYPADEEPL from the coding sequence ATGGACCGCGTGCGCAATCTGCTGGAACAGATCCAGAGCCGCCTGGACGACCTGAACAAGGCCGAGCGCAAGGTGGCCGAGGTGATCCTGCATGACCCGCAGCAGGCCACCCGCTTCAGCATCGCCGCGCTGGCCCAGGCCGCCGCGGTCAGCGAGCCGACGGTCAACCGCTTCTGCCGCTCGTTCGGCGCCAACGGCTACCCCGAGCTGAAGATGCAACTGGCGCAGAGCCTGGCCAGCGGCGCCGCCTACGTCAGCCGCGCGGTTTCCGCCGACGACGGCCCCGAGGCCTACACGCGCAAGATCTTCGGCAGCACCATCGCCTCGCTGGACGCCGCCTGCCAGAGCCTCGATCCGCAGCACGTCAGCCGCGCCGTCGACCTGCTGATCCAGGCGCGGCAGATCCACTTCTTCGGCCTCGGCGCCTCGGCTTCGGTGGCACTGGACGCACAACACAAGTTCTTCCGTTTCAACCTGGCGGTGTCGGCGCACTCCGACGTGCTGATGCAGCGCATGATCGCCTCGGTGGCCCATACCGGCGACCTGTTCGTGATCATTTCCTACACCGGGCGCACCCGCGAGCTGGTGGAGGTGGCACGCCTGGCGCGGGAAAACGGCGCCTCGGTACTCGGCCTCACCGCCGCCGGCTCGCCGCTGGCCAAGGCCAGCACCCTGAGCCTGGACATCCCGCTGCCGGAAGACACCGACATCTACATGCCGATGACCTCGCGCATCATCCAGCTCACCGTGCTCGACGTGCTCGCCACCGGCGTCACCCTGCGCCGCGGCGTGGATTTCCAGCCGCACCTGCGCAAGATCAAGGAAAGCCTGACCGCCAGCCGTTACCCCGCGGATGAAGAGCCTTTGTAG
- a CDS encoding MalM family protein, whose translation MPPFKIASLALLTVLLTGCASEPLRRIDALSSSPAPLQTSAGSAEQALVAAPSCCASLRELPYQPIPANFSGEVRIDASAPAFAFDSGKSFFRAFQLPAASKSFEIRLYSQAGDTVLAPNAMLLDSQFRVTRLLGAEDFVYAPASGLKGDSLDARLRVDRLYPDNPGNEHYLVLYTSEAQMRGQTVIEHPAKAFARALGNEAPNIPDPVAKHAPVGVIKMVLIEDKVAGQQANTYVPPFSIGREMGNQLPSVPAPAVLPETQAYYRQGIDAALASKDLERALRLADEAARVGDASAKAYLLERIQIR comes from the coding sequence ATGCCACCGTTCAAGATCGCCAGCCTCGCGCTGCTCACCGTTCTGCTAACCGGCTGCGCCAGCGAGCCGCTGCGCCGCATCGATGCCCTGAGCAGCAGTCCGGCCCCTTTGCAGACCTCCGCCGGCAGCGCCGAACAGGCTCTGGTCGCCGCGCCATCCTGCTGCGCCTCGCTGCGCGAGCTGCCCTACCAGCCGATCCCGGCGAACTTCAGCGGCGAGGTGCGCATCGACGCCAGCGCCCCGGCGTTCGCCTTCGACAGCGGCAAGAGTTTTTTCCGTGCCTTCCAGCTGCCGGCCGCCAGCAAGTCGTTCGAGATCCGCCTGTACAGCCAGGCCGGCGACACGGTGCTGGCGCCCAACGCCATGCTGCTCGACAGCCAGTTCCGCGTCACCCGCCTGCTCGGCGCCGAGGACTTCGTCTACGCCCCGGCCTCCGGGCTCAAGGGCGACAGCCTGGACGCGCGCCTGCGCGTCGACCGCCTGTATCCGGACAATCCGGGCAACGAACACTACCTGGTGCTCTACACCAGCGAGGCGCAGATGCGCGGCCAGACCGTCATCGAACATCCGGCCAAGGCCTTCGCCCGCGCCCTCGGCAACGAGGCGCCGAACATTCCCGACCCGGTGGCCAAGCATGCGCCGGTGGGGGTGATCAAGATGGTGCTGATCGAGGACAAGGTGGCCGGCCAGCAGGCCAACACCTATGTGCCGCCGTTCAGCATCGGCCGCGAGATGGGCAACCAGCTGCCCAGCGTGCCGGCCCCGGCGGTGCTGCCGGAAACCCAGGCCTACTACCGCCAGGGCATCGACGCCGCGCTGGCGAGCAAGGACCTCGAACGCGCCCTGCGCCTGGCCGACGAAGCCGCGCGGGTCGGCGACGCCAGTGCCAAGGCCTATCTGCTCGAACGCATCCAGATCCGCTGA
- the zwf gene encoding glucose-6-phosphate dehydrogenase: MAAIKLESCTFALFGALGDLALRKLFPALYQLDRAGLLHDDTRILALAREAGEPQRHLAAIDQALRLHVPAKELEEGALARFQARLHYLTMDFLQADNYLALAELAGHDQLIAYFATPASVYGGICANLAAVGLAERCRVVLEKPIGHDLASSRAVNDAVAQVFAENRVYRIDHYLGKETVQNLIALRFANSLFETQWNQNHISHVEITVAEKVGIEGRWGYFDQAGQLRDMIQNHLLQLLCLIAMDPPSDLSADSIRDEKVKVLKALEPISAEQLGQRVVRGQYVAGSSDGRPVPGYLEEENSNTQSDTETFVALRADIRNWRWAGVPFYLRTGKRMPQKLSQIVIHFKAPPHYIFAPEQRQLIGNKLIIRLQPDEGIALQVLTKDQGLDKGMQLRSGPLQLSFSDTYRSARIPDAYERLLLEVMRGNQNLFVRKDEIEYAWQWCDQLIAGWKQLGEAPKPYTAGSWGPMASVALITRDGRSWYGDL, encoded by the coding sequence ATGGCCGCGATAAAGCTCGAATCCTGTACCTTTGCCCTGTTCGGCGCCCTTGGCGACCTGGCTCTGCGCAAGCTTTTTCCTGCGCTTTACCAGCTCGATCGCGCCGGTTTGCTGCACGACGACACCCGCATCCTCGCGCTGGCCCGTGAAGCCGGCGAGCCCCAACGCCATCTTGCCGCCATCGACCAGGCCCTGCGCCTGCACGTGCCGGCCAAGGAGCTGGAAGAGGGCGCCCTGGCGCGCTTCCAGGCGCGTCTGCATTACCTGACCATGGATTTTCTGCAGGCCGACAACTACCTGGCCCTGGCCGAACTGGCCGGCCACGATCAGCTGATCGCCTATTTCGCCACCCCGGCCTCGGTGTACGGCGGCATCTGCGCCAACCTGGCCGCGGTGGGACTGGCCGAGCGCTGCCGGGTGGTGCTGGAAAAACCCATCGGCCACGACCTGGCCTCTTCGCGTGCGGTGAACGACGCGGTGGCGCAGGTGTTCGCGGAGAACCGCGTCTATCGCATCGACCATTACCTGGGCAAGGAGACGGTGCAGAATCTGATTGCCCTGCGCTTCGCCAACAGCCTGTTCGAAACCCAGTGGAACCAGAACCACATCTCCCACGTGGAAATCACCGTGGCCGAGAAGGTCGGCATCGAGGGGCGCTGGGGCTATTTCGACCAGGCCGGCCAACTGCGCGACATGATCCAGAACCACCTGCTGCAGCTGCTCTGCCTGATCGCCATGGACCCGCCCAGCGACCTGTCCGCCGACAGCATCCGCGACGAGAAGGTCAAGGTGCTCAAGGCCCTGGAGCCGATCAGCGCCGAACAGCTCGGCCAGCGTGTGGTGCGCGGCCAGTACGTGGCCGGCAGCAGCGACGGTCGGCCGGTGCCGGGCTATCTGGAGGAAGAGAATTCCAACACCCAGAGCGACACCGAAACCTTCGTCGCCCTGCGTGCCGACATCCGCAACTGGCGCTGGGCCGGCGTGCCCTTCTATCTGCGCACCGGCAAGCGCATGCCGCAGAAGCTGTCGCAGATCGTCATCCACTTCAAGGCGCCGCCGCACTACATCTTCGCCCCTGAGCAGCGCCAGCTGATCGGCAACAAGCTGATCATCCGCCTGCAGCCGGACGAGGGCATCGCCCTGCAGGTGCTGACCAAGGATCAGGGCCTGGACAAGGGCATGCAGCTGCGCAGCGGCCCGCTGCAGCTGAGCTTCTCCGATACCTACCGCAGCGCGCGGATTCCCGATGCCTACGAACGTCTGCTGCTGGAAGTGATGCGCGGCAACCAGAACCTGTTCGTGCGCAAGGACGAAATCGAATACGCCTGGCAGTGGTGCGACCAGCTGATCGCCGGCTGGAAGCAGCTCGGCGAGGCGCCGAAACCCTATACCGCCGGTAGCTGGGGCCCGATGGCCTCGGTGGCACTGATCACTCGTGACGGGAGGAGCTGGTATGGCGATCTCTGA
- a CDS encoding bile acid:sodium symporter family protein, with translation MQALIALSRFIGNTFAVWVLLFAVLAFFQPGWFLPLTAWIVPLLGLIMFGMGLTLKATDFQEVARRPLAVLLGVLAQFSIMPLLAWGLCQVFALPAEIAVGVILVGCCPGGTASNVITWFARGDLALSVSITAVTTLLAPLVTPALIWLLASEWLPVSFSAMFISILKMVLLPIVLGLIAQRLLGARVKTAVEVLPLISVMSIVAIVAAVVAASQGRIAESGLLIMAVVILHNGIGLGLGYLAGRLFGMSLAQRKTLSIEVGMQNSGLGAALASAHFSPLAAVPSALFSVWHNLSGPLLATLYRRLGQNISKSSS, from the coding sequence ATGCAAGCACTGATCGCCCTCAGCCGTTTCATCGGCAACACCTTCGCCGTCTGGGTGTTGCTGTTCGCCGTACTGGCCTTCTTCCAGCCCGGCTGGTTCCTGCCACTGACCGCCTGGATCGTCCCGCTGCTCGGGCTGATCATGTTCGGCATGGGCCTGACCCTCAAGGCCACGGACTTTCAGGAAGTCGCCCGTCGCCCGCTGGCGGTGCTGCTCGGCGTGCTGGCGCAGTTCAGCATCATGCCGCTGCTGGCCTGGGGCCTGTGCCAGGTGTTCGCCCTGCCAGCGGAAATCGCCGTCGGCGTGATTCTGGTCGGCTGCTGCCCGGGCGGCACCGCCTCCAACGTGATCACCTGGTTCGCCCGTGGCGACCTGGCGCTGTCGGTGTCGATCACCGCCGTCACCACCCTGCTCGCCCCGCTGGTCACCCCGGCGCTGATCTGGCTGCTGGCCTCGGAGTGGCTGCCGGTGTCGTTCAGCGCCATGTTCATTTCCATCCTCAAGATGGTGCTGCTGCCGATCGTCCTCGGCCTGATCGCCCAGCGCCTGCTCGGCGCGCGGGTGAAAACCGCCGTCGAGGTGCTGCCGCTGATCTCGGTGATGAGCATCGTCGCCATCGTCGCCGCCGTGGTGGCCGCCAGCCAGGGCAGGATCGCCGAGTCCGGCCTGCTGATCATGGCGGTGGTGATCCTGCACAACGGCATCGGCCTGGGCCTGGGTTATCTGGCCGGGCGCCTGTTCGGCATGTCGCTGGCGCAGCGCAAGACGCTGTCCATCGAAGTCGGCATGCAGAACTCCGGCCTCGGCGCCGCCCTGGCCAGCGCCCACTTCAGCCCGCTGGCGGCGGTGCCCAGCGCGCTGTTCAGCGTCTGGCACAACCTGTCCGGCCCGTTGCTGGCCACGCTGTATCGTCGGCTCGGTCAGAATATTTCGAAAAGCTCCAGCTGA
- a CDS encoding maltoporin, with protein sequence MNTMQPAQLLRPSALLVAMLLATPALAVDFHGYLRSGIGATAGGGDQACFQAAGAPAKYRLGNECETYAEIGLGHEVWKEGEQSFYIDSMIAYKSDQANDWEATDGDSNPYANGTSSIRQFNVQAKNFLPALPGAALWAGKRYYKRNDVHINDYYYWDVSGPGAGIEDIDLGFAKAHVAWMRNTDGDWVYEGTGTGTNVANDTLDLRLTDIDFNTDGKLELGYDYGKANLTEQQKDDPGYTNQKGHLVTVQHIQGNWFGGFNKLALQYGTDGIIGSTGRNSTGNSDGKMFRLVNQGVVGLSDDIEMMYVQIYEDKDFDNDSGQTWTSFGVRPVYKWTNTMSTALEFGYDHIDPQAKGEKSRDLKKVTLAQQWSAGRSFWARPQIRVFATYAMWDGGKYNAASESIDAGDDNGLTFGVQAEAWW encoded by the coding sequence ATGAACACCATGCAACCCGCCCAGCTGCTGCGTCCCAGCGCCCTGCTCGTCGCCATGCTGCTGGCCACCCCGGCCCTGGCCGTGGACTTCCACGGCTATCTGCGCTCCGGCATCGGTGCCACCGCCGGTGGCGGCGACCAGGCCTGCTTCCAGGCTGCCGGCGCGCCGGCCAAGTACCGTCTCGGCAACGAGTGCGAGACCTACGCCGAGATCGGTCTCGGCCACGAGGTGTGGAAGGAAGGCGAGCAGAGCTTCTATATCGACAGCATGATCGCCTACAAATCGGACCAGGCTAACGACTGGGAGGCCACCGACGGCGACAGCAACCCGTACGCCAACGGCACCAGCTCGATCCGCCAGTTCAACGTGCAGGCCAAGAACTTCCTGCCGGCCCTGCCCGGCGCCGCCCTGTGGGCCGGCAAGCGCTACTACAAGCGCAACGACGTGCACATCAACGACTACTACTACTGGGACGTTTCCGGCCCCGGCGCCGGCATCGAGGACATCGACCTGGGCTTCGCCAAGGCGCACGTGGCCTGGATGCGCAACACCGATGGCGACTGGGTCTACGAAGGCACCGGCACCGGCACCAACGTGGCCAACGACACCCTCGACCTGCGCCTGACCGACATCGACTTCAACACCGACGGCAAACTGGAGCTCGGCTACGACTACGGCAAGGCCAACCTCACCGAACAGCAGAAGGATGACCCCGGCTACACCAACCAGAAGGGTCATCTGGTCACCGTGCAGCACATCCAGGGCAACTGGTTCGGCGGCTTCAACAAGCTCGCCCTGCAGTACGGCACCGACGGCATCATCGGCAGCACCGGGCGCAACAGCACCGGCAACAGCGACGGCAAGATGTTCCGCCTGGTCAACCAGGGCGTGGTCGGCCTCTCCGACGACATCGAGATGATGTACGTGCAGATCTACGAGGATAAGGACTTCGACAACGACTCCGGGCAGACCTGGACCTCGTTCGGCGTGCGCCCGGTGTACAAGTGGACCAACACCATGAGCACCGCGCTGGAGTTCGGCTACGACCATATCGACCCGCAGGCCAAGGGCGAGAAGTCCCGCGACCTGAAGAAAGTCACCCTGGCCCAGCAGTGGTCGGCCGGCCGCAGCTTCTGGGCGCGTCCGCAGATCCGTGTGTTCGCCACCTACGCCATGTGGGACGGCGGCAAGTACAACGCCGCCAGCGAATCCATCGATGCCGGCGACGACAACGGCCTCACCTTTGGCGTCCAGGCCGAAGCCTGGTGGTAA
- the pgl gene encoding 6-phosphogluconolactonase → MAISDLELPTGVVARSDASAEAHADALALRVADALRQAIDNRGSATLVVSGGRSPVAFFDALAQQPLDWRQVLVSLADERWVPVNHASSNEALVRRHLLRGAASEAKFLGLYRVAGSLEQAAELADAAFAELPPIDVLVLGMGDDGHTASLFPDSPNLDQALRADCPRRVLPMQAPSQPAQRLTLTLPLLAGARLPLLAIQGQAKLATLAEALAPGEVASMPIRAFLHSPLEIYWCP, encoded by the coding sequence ATGGCGATCTCTGACCTTGAACTGCCCACGGGTGTGGTTGCCCGTAGCGATGCCAGCGCAGAGGCGCATGCCGATGCCCTGGCCCTGCGCGTGGCCGACGCCCTGCGCCAGGCCATCGACAATCGTGGCAGCGCCACCCTGGTGGTGTCCGGCGGACGCAGCCCGGTGGCCTTCTTCGACGCCCTGGCGCAGCAGCCGCTGGACTGGCGCCAGGTGCTGGTGAGCCTGGCCGACGAGCGCTGGGTGCCGGTCAATCATGCCAGCAGCAACGAGGCGCTGGTGCGTCGTCATCTGCTGCGTGGCGCGGCCTCCGAGGCGAAGTTCCTCGGCCTGTACCGGGTCGCCGGCAGCCTGGAGCAGGCGGCGGAGCTGGCCGATGCGGCCTTTGCCGAACTGCCGCCGATCGACGTGCTGGTGCTCGGCATGGGCGACGACGGCCACACCGCCTCGCTGTTTCCGGACAGTCCCAATCTCGACCAGGCGCTGCGCGCCGACTGCCCGCGCCGGGTATTGCCGATGCAGGCGCCGAGCCAGCCGGCGCAGCGCCTGACCCTGACCCTGCCGCTGCTGGCCGGCGCGCGCCTGCCGCTGCTGGCGATCCAGGGCCAGGCCAAGCTGGCCACCCTGGCCGAGGCGCTGGCGCCCGGCGAGGTGGCGAGCATGCCGATCCGCGCCTTCCTGCATTCCCCTCTCGAAATCTATTGGTGCCCCTGA
- a CDS encoding aldo/keto reductase, whose amino-acid sequence MTAFPIQQPLLLGMMRLLECAELDTPQALLGFIERSVERGLNGFDHADIYGLGECEARFGAALRLRPQLRAQLQLISKADIVPAAQDVSRWRVKHYNTAASYLTRAVDASLQRLGVERLDGFLLHRPDPLLQAEEVTRALQALVAAGKVGWLGLSNAEPLHWQVLGRELELRCNQIELSLSAQQAAWDGRLQALQADGLQVLAWSPLAGGRFAPALQQALEEVATALQATPLQVALAWLRRLPGRPVPILGSLREARIEEALAGAELQLDAPTWFYLSEAARGQRAP is encoded by the coding sequence ATGACCGCATTTCCGATCCAGCAACCCCTGCTGCTGGGCATGATGCGCCTGCTTGAATGCGCCGAGCTGGACACGCCGCAGGCGCTGCTCGGCTTTATCGAGCGCAGCGTCGAGCGTGGCCTCAATGGCTTCGATCACGCCGATATCTACGGTCTGGGCGAATGCGAGGCGCGTTTCGGCGCGGCACTGCGTCTGCGCCCGCAACTGCGAGCGCAGCTGCAACTGATCAGCAAGGCCGACATCGTGCCGGCGGCGCAGGACGTCTCGCGCTGGCGGGTCAAGCACTACAACACGGCGGCGAGCTACCTGACCCGGGCAGTGGACGCCTCGCTGCAGCGCCTGGGCGTCGAGCGGCTGGACGGCTTTCTGCTGCATCGTCCCGACCCGCTGCTGCAGGCCGAGGAAGTGACGCGCGCCCTGCAGGCGCTGGTGGCGGCGGGCAAGGTCGGTTGGCTCGGCCTGTCCAATGCCGAGCCGCTGCACTGGCAGGTGCTCGGCCGCGAGCTGGAGCTGCGCTGCAACCAGATCGAGCTGTCGCTCAGTGCCCAGCAGGCGGCCTGGGACGGCCGTCTGCAGGCGCTGCAGGCCGATGGCTTGCAGGTGCTGGCCTGGTCGCCGCTGGCCGGCGGCCGTTTCGCCCCGGCGCTGCAGCAGGCGCTGGAGGAGGTGGCGACGGCGCTGCAGGCAACGCCGCTGCAGGTTGCCCTGGCCTGGCTGCGCCGCCTGCCGGGACGCCCGGTGCCGATTCTCGGCAGCCTGCGCGAGGCACGTATCGAAGAGGCGCTGGCCGGCGCCGAGCTGCAGCTCGATGCGCCGACCTGGTTCTACCTCAGCGAGGCGGCCCGCGGCCAGCGCGCGCCCTGA
- a CDS encoding methyl-accepting chemotaxis protein: MNTWFANLSVTRKLALGFGLVLALTLALAWTAWSGLGSVIQRSTWMSEISQLNTTLTNLRIARLQFMLAKGDAPSSERLLTNLDIYLQQQKKLLGTFTNPVNVKLLQEQDRYNQDYQRSLAGMRAAYAAADEARRKVLAEDQQLGELLAAMQRSVQLLPEYDSSRFAQLQALTHTQAELLRLRYLLERYESTPDAQTEQALAERIAAARASLGALQQAFGSAQQDAVQRIAAALGQFEQTMQAFKNATADIARTRQEMTDQQGEIVRISEALYKFQMERMAIESAQARSLQIGATLLAMLFGVLAAWIITRQITRPLQDTLGAVQRIADGDLTASVRVDRRDEMGQLQQGIQHMATTLRELIGGIRDSVTQIASAAEELSAVTEQTSAGANSQKSETDQVATAMHEMSATVQEVARNAEQASQAANDADGQARLGDQVVAEVIVQIERLAAEVSRSSEAMHGLQQESDKIGSVMDVIKSVAEQTNLLALNAAIEAARAGEAGRGFAVVADEVRGLAQRTQKSTEEIEALIAGLQSGTQQVAAVMRNSRNLTDSSVELTRKAGDSLGSITLAVSNIQSMNQQIAAAAEEQSAVAEEISRSILSVRDVSEQTATASDETAKSSAELARLGGQLQAMVSRFRV; this comes from the coding sequence ATGAACACCTGGTTTGCCAACCTCAGCGTCACCCGCAAGCTCGCGCTCGGCTTCGGCCTGGTGCTGGCCCTTACCCTGGCGCTGGCCTGGACCGCCTGGAGCGGCCTGGGCAGCGTCATCCAGCGCAGCACCTGGATGAGCGAGATCTCCCAGCTCAACACCACCCTGACCAACCTGCGCATCGCCCGTCTGCAGTTCATGCTGGCCAAGGGCGACGCCCCCAGCAGCGAGCGGCTGCTGACCAACCTCGACATCTATCTGCAGCAGCAGAAGAAGCTGCTCGGCACCTTCACCAACCCGGTGAACGTCAAGCTGCTGCAGGAGCAGGACCGCTACAACCAGGACTACCAGCGCTCGCTGGCCGGCATGCGTGCCGCCTACGCCGCGGCCGACGAGGCGCGGCGCAAGGTGCTGGCGGAAGATCAGCAGCTCGGCGAACTGCTCGCCGCCATGCAGCGCAGCGTGCAGCTGCTGCCGGAATACGACAGCAGCCGTTTCGCCCAACTGCAGGCGCTGACCCACACGCAGGCCGAACTGCTGCGTCTGCGCTACCTGCTCGAGCGTTACGAGAGCACCCCCGATGCACAGACCGAGCAGGCCCTGGCCGAGCGCATCGCCGCTGCCCGCGCCAGCCTCGGCGCGCTGCAGCAGGCCTTCGGTAGCGCCCAGCAGGATGCGGTGCAACGCATCGCCGCGGCGCTGGGCCAGTTCGAGCAGACCATGCAGGCGTTCAAGAACGCCACCGCCGACATCGCCCGCACCCGCCAGGAGATGACCGACCAGCAGGGCGAGATCGTGCGCATCAGCGAGGCACTGTACAAGTTCCAGATGGAGCGCATGGCCATCGAGAGCGCCCAGGCGCGCAGCCTGCAGATCGGTGCCACGCTGCTGGCCATGCTCTTCGGCGTGCTGGCCGCGTGGATCATCACCCGCCAGATCACCCGTCCGCTGCAGGACACCCTGGGCGCGGTGCAGCGCATCGCCGATGGCGACCTGACCGCCAGCGTGCGGGTCGACCGTCGCGACGAGATGGGTCAGCTGCAGCAGGGCATCCAGCACATGGCCACGACCCTGCGCGAGTTGATCGGCGGCATCCGTGACAGCGTCACCCAGATCGCCAGCGCCGCCGAGGAGCTGTCGGCCGTCACCGAGCAGACCAGCGCCGGCGCCAACAGCCAGAAGAGCGAGACCGACCAGGTGGCCACCGCCATGCACGAGATGTCGGCCACCGTGCAGGAAGTGGCGCGCAACGCCGAGCAGGCCTCGCAGGCGGCCAACGACGCCGACGGCCAGGCGCGCCTGGGCGATCAGGTGGTGGCCGAGGTGATCGTGCAGATTGAGCGCCTGGCCGCCGAGGTCAGCCGCTCCAGCGAGGCGATGCACGGCCTGCAGCAGGAGAGCGACAAGATCGGCAGCGTGATGGACGTGATCAAGTCGGTGGCCGAGCAGACCAACCTGCTGGCGCTCAACGCGGCCATCGAGGCGGCGCGTGCCGGCGAGGCGGGACGCGGTTTCGCCGTGGTCGCCGACGAGGTGCGCGGCCTGGCGCAGCGCACGCAGAAATCCACCGAGGAGATCGAGGCGCTGATCGCCGGGCTGCAGAGCGGTACCCAGCAGGTGGCGGCGGTGATGCGCAACAGCCGCAACCTCACCGACAGCAGCGTCGAGCTGACGCGCAAGGCCGGCGACTCGCTGGGCAGCATCACCCTGGCGGTGTCCAACATCCAGTCGATGAACCAGCAGATCGCTGCCGCTGCGGAAGAGCAGAGCGCGGTGGCCGAGGAGATCAGCCGCAGCATCCTCAGCGTGCGCGACGTCTCCGAGCAGACCGCCACCGCCAGCGACGAGACGGCCAAGTCCTCGGCCGAGCTGGCGCGTCTGGGCGGGCAGTTGCAGGCGATGGTCAGCCGCTTCCGCGTGTAG